A single Vigna radiata var. radiata cultivar VC1973A chromosome 8, Vradiata_ver6, whole genome shotgun sequence DNA region contains:
- the LOC106771632 gene encoding E3 ubiquitin-protein ligase PUB24, with amino-acid sequence MEEIEVPQYFICPISLQIMRDPVTAITGITYDRESIEQWLFNNNNTTCPVSKQLLPRDSDLTPNHTLRRLIQAWCTQNASLGILRIPTPKPPLDTLQVLKLLKHLHHHKTFVQLELLALENHRNKKCLLEAEVPRAMIIFIINCYTINQIQKGLQEALSILQFVKIPKKDWPLLVKDHDQIMDSLTWILCREGMENSVAVKSHALLLLKKIINKGNTCHVLERLKPEFFETMVRILRHGVTQQGMSAALHVLLSASSSTRNRIMMVEAGVVHEVVEIELGAPEKRVTELTLAILFHLCCCANGRAKFLSHEGAIAVVTERILKVSAAVDDRAVFVLAMVAKFSGTKVVLQEMLKVGSMAKLCMVLQADRAKYLKDKAMEILKEHSEVWSDSPCFPRSSFCAYVPY; translated from the exons ATGGAGGAAATTGAAGTGCCTCAATACTTCATCTGCCCCATATCCCTCCAAATCATGAGGGACCCCGTTACGGCCATTACGGGCATAACTTACGACCGAGAAAGCATTGAACAATGGCTATTCAATAACAACAACACCACCTGCCCCGTTTCCAAACAACTCCTCCCTAGAGATTCTGATCTAACCCCTAACCATACCCTTCGACGCTTGATCCAAGCCTGGTGCACCCAAAACGCTTCACTTGGCATTCTTCGCATTCCAACTCCTAAACCTCCTCTCGACACACTTCAAGTCCTTAAACTCCTCAAACATCTCCATCATCACAAAACCTTCGTCCAGTTGGAACTCCTTGCCCTCGAGAACCACAGAAACAAAAAGTGCTTGCTTGAAGCAGAGGTCCCAAGGGCCAtgatcatcttcatcatcaattgTTATACAATAAATCAAATCCAAAAGGGTCTCCAAGAAGCTCTTAGCATATTGCAGTTCGTCAAGATCCCCAAGAAGGAT TGGCCGCTGCTCGTGAAGGACCACGACCAGATAATGGATTCTCTAACATGGATTCTGTGTCGTGAGGGAATGGAGAACTCCGTTGCAGTGAAATCCCATGCGCTGCTGCTGCTGAAGAAGATCATCAACAAGGGCAACACGTGTCACGTTCTGGAGAGACTGAAACCCGAATTCTTCGAAACAATGGTGAGGATTCTGAGACACGGAGTGACCCAACAAGGAATGAGTGCGGCACTTCACGTTCTGCTAAGCGCTTCTTCTTCGACGCGGAACAGGATCATGATGGTGGAAGCAGGTGTGGTTCACGAAGTGGTGGAGATCGAACTGGGGGCGCCGGAGAAGAGAGTGACGGAACTGACGCTGGCTATATTGTTCCACTTGTGTTGTTGCGCCAATGGGAGAGCCAAGTTTTTGAGCCACGAAGGGGCCATCGCGGTGGTGACGGAGAGGATTCTGAAGGTGTCTGCGGCGGTGGACGATAGGGCGGTGTTTGTATTGGCGATGGTGGCTAAGTTTTCGGGGACGAAGGTGGTTTTGCAGGAGATGTTGAAGGTGGGAAGCATGGCGAAGCTTTGCATGGTGCTTCAGGCTGATAGGGCAAAGTATTTGAAGGACAAAGCCATGGAAATTCTGAAGGAACATTCGGAGGTTTGGAGCGACTCGCCTTGCTTTCCTCGTTCGTCGTTTTGTGCCTACGTTCCCTACTGA
- the LOC106771448 gene encoding E3 ubiquitin-protein ligase PUB23-like yields the protein MDEIDVPPFFLCPISLELMKDPVTVSTGITYDRHSIEKWLFASNNDTCPVTKQPLLPDLTPNHTLRRLIQAWCTVNASRGIQRIPTPKPPVDKTIIQNLLNDASGSPNLQLRCLRTLKSIASESQTNKRSIESAGAVKFLASVITNTVNSCLDDDVELELKASVADEALSLLHNLHLSESGLKTLLSHPEFLNSLTKVMQRGIYESRAYAVFLLRSLSEVAEPVQLNNLKPELFVELVQVLKDQISHKGSKATLQTLIQVCPWGRNRVKAVEAGAVPVIVELLLEYRERKPCEMMLVVLEILCQSADGRAELLAHAAGVAIVAKKILRVSTMANDRATKILLAVCRFSATPSVLQDMMQLGVVAKLCLVLQVDSGNKAKEKAKEILKLHAKAWKNSPCIPVHLLASYPTTA from the coding sequence ATGGACGAAATCGACGTGCCTCCCTTCTTCCTCTGTCCGATCTCCCTCGAACTCATGAAAGACCCCGTGACAGTCTCCACCGGAATCACCTACGACCGCCACAGCATCGAGAAATGGCTCTTCGCCTCCAACAACGACACGTGTCCCGTCACCAAGCAGCCTCTCCTCCCAGACCTCACTCCCAACCACACCCTCCGCCGTCTCATCCAGGCCTGGTGCACCGTCAACGCCTCCCGTGGCATCCAACGAATCCCAACGCCCAAGCCCCCCGTCGACAAAACCATCATCCAAAACCTTCTCAACGACGCTTCCGGCTCCCCCAACCTCCAGCTTCGGTGCCTCCGAACCCTAAAATCCATCGCTTCCGAGTCCCAAACCAACAAACGCTCCATCGAATCCGCAGGCGCTGTTAAATTCCTAGCTTCGGTTATAACCAACACTGTAAACTCCTGTTTAGACGATGACGTGGAGCTGGAGTTGAAAGCAAGCGTGGCGGATGAAGCATTGAGCTTGTTACACAACCTTCACTTGTCCGAATCGGGTTTGAAGACTCTACTGAGTCACCCCGAGTTTCTAAACTCGTTAACCAAGGTTATGCAGCGAGGAATCTATGAGTCACGCGCCTACGCTGTTTTTCTACTGAGGTCGTTGTCGGAAGTGGCGGAACCGGTGCAGTTAAATAACCTGAAACCGGAACTGTTTGTCGAACTGGTTCAAGTCCTGAAGGACCAGATTTCGCACAAGGGTTCCAAGGCCACACTTCAGACGCTGATTCAGGTGTGTCCGTGGGGGAGGAACAGGGTGAAAGCGGTGGAGGCCGGGGCGGTGCCGGTTATCGTGGAGCTTCTTCTTGAATACAGGGAGAGGAAGCCCTGCGAGATGATGCTCGTTGTGTTGGAGATTCTGTGTCAGAGCGCGGACGGGCGCGCGGAGTTGCTGGCGCACGCGGCGGGAGTGGCGATCGTGGCGAAGAAGATTCTGAGGGTGTCGACGATGGCGAACGACAGGGCGACGAAGATTCTGTTGGCCGTGTGTAGATTCTCGGCGACGCCGAGCGTGTTGCAGGACATGATGCAGCTGGGGGTGGTTGCGAAACTGTGCTTGGTGCTGCAGGTGGATAGTGGGAACAAGGCGAAGGAAAAAGCCAAGGAGATTCTGAAACTGCACGCCAAAGCGTGGAAGAACTCGCCTTGCATACCTGTCCACTTGCTTGCTTCGTATCCAACCACTGCGTGA